A segment of the Candidatus Jettenia caeni genome:
ATAGCAGCCAGAAAATAAGAGAGACAGCAGACTATGATATTCAGGAAGAGGTTATTGAACCTGTTGCATCGCTTAAGATTGAAGAAGGAAAGGATTTCTTAACAGCAATCAAAAATCTCCTCGGAGTTTTATAAGGAAATTCAAACTAGTATAAGGTTTCATTAAAACATCGACAATATCAGTGATATTTGCTATAATACTTGCCAAAAACTTCGAAAGGAGAGATCATGGCAAGAAAAACAAAGAGGAGTATCTTATTGCTTAAGGATGATCAATTGCAAGAACTTAACAGAATTATCCGAACACGCACGTCTCCTGCTCAAGAAATCCAGAGGGCAAAGATTTTATTATCATATCACGGAAACCCAAACATTTCAAAAGTAGCTCAAGACGTAGAAGTTGCCCGTGATACCGTATACAAGTGCATTGACAAGGCGCTTGAAATGGGAGTCGAAAGTGCCTTGAAGGATTTATACCACCGTCCAAAAGATCCAACAATAACAATGGAAGCAAAGGCCTGGCTTGTGAACATAGCCTGCTGCAAACCAAAAGACCTTGGAATGGCTGCGGAGTTGTGGACACAAAAAGCGCTTGCAGGCTATGCGCGTAAGCATGCTACACAAGCCGGACATCCATCATTAAGCCGGGCAGGAAAGGCCACGGTAAATCGAATACTAAAAAATCAAACATTACAACCCCACAAGGTTAAGTACTATCTTGAAAAACGCGATCCTGCGTTTGAATCAAAAATGAAAGAGGTTCTCTTGGTTTACCAAGAGGTTTCTCTGCAAAAGGATTCCCCAAATATGGATGATAAAAAACAATTATACACTGTTTGCGTTGATGAAAAACCGGGTGTTCAAGCTCTTGCAAATGTTGCACCCGATCTGCCACCTCAACCTAATCAGTATCCTCAGATTGCAAGAGACCATGAATACAAACGTCTCGGAACTGCTTCGATTTTAGCGGGCATAGACTTGCACGATGGCCATGTGTTTGCTCAAGTTCAACACCGTCATCGAAGCAGGGAATTTATTGAGCTGTTGAAGGAAATAGATGCATACTATCCTCTTAATGCTCAAATTCGAATAATTCTGGACAATCATTCTTCCCATATTTCCCGGGAAACACGGGCATATCTTGCAACACGGCCGGGACGGTTTATTTATGTTCACACGCCAACTCATGGGTCTTGGCTTAACCTTGCGGAAACGTTATTTGGCAAAATGGCACGCACCTTTCTTCGCCATATGAGAGTCTCTTCATGGGATGACCTTAAGAAAAGAATAGTGTTAGGGGTACAAGAAATCAATGAGCAACCCGTGGTGCACCGATGGCGCAAATTTGAATTTTTAACAAACTAATTGTCGATGTTTTAATGAAACGTTATACTAGGAACATTATGCCATTATTCATTTTCATCTGCTTGAAGAGTCTGGTTAATTTAAACGGCTTCACTTGCTTGAGCAGCTTGTACGGCTTAAACTGTTTGAATACTTTTATAAGGAGTTAATCATGTCATTATTCAATTGGACAGGAAATTCGTGAAGATGAATGATATGAAAGCGTTTAATATAAAGGAATCTTTAAATAAGTTAGGAATCATATTAGATGATATCCAGATCGTATCAGATGGGATACAAGGATATATTGTGATATTGACATCTAATTTGGTAGATGATGATAAGCATAAAATAGTAGATTTGGGTTTCAAACAAATTAATGAAGAGTTATGGTATAAACCAGGCGATGTTTCTGATGAAATTACACGGGATCAACTCTTTTCAATACTTGAGCGAAAAAAGGATCAAGATTTTTATAAAAATAAAGCAGAGTTTGTTAAGGTTGTATCGGTTATATGGGAGAGAATTGTTAATAATTTTAAGTGTGCATGTGAATCATTTAGGGAAAAACTTCAACCAACATATAGACAGGTAGCCATAGCATGTAAATTTAAGGATTTTGTATGTACAAACGAAGATGAGTTTAAGATATTTATAAGCTATCTAAAGCAGTTCAGCTCTGAAAGTTTTAAAGACCTTAAAGAAGAAGAATTTGGGAAGAAACTCAAGAAAAATTTTTCAAGTCATGAATTTTATAAAAAATTAGACTTGCGAAACTACTTTGACCACGATCCAGGTAAAGACCAAAATCCAGAGATCAAACAGGAAGAAATAAGAAATTTGTACATTGATTTGCTAGGTAAGCCAATAGCACGTAAACCTGTGGATTTTTATAATATGCAGAAAAGATTACTTGAATTATGTGATGAATGGTTTGAAGAAATTATTAAGTACTGTGAGGGCAATTATAGATAAAGGAGTACTTCATGATTAAATTTGTTATATCAACCTTCAACGATTTCTGGATGGACAATGCTGCTGAAAATTTTTATCGAATTGTTAAAGAGATTGCAGAGGTAGAACCAGAAGTTGTTGAATCTGACTTATCTGAAAATAATATCGAAATTAGAATTACCAATAAAGAAAAATTTGCTTCCTTTCTTAAAGATAAAATTATAAGCCGAAGAGATAAATATATTTTTTTTGAGAAGGAAGACACTAAAACTAAACTGATAAATAATGTAAAAAAAGACTTCGTGATTATGCAATATGGCACAAAAATAAAAGGTAAAAATGTGTTAAAGGAGCAGGTTTATTCCGATGGTGATCTAGCTTCTTTATTAGAAGAACTTATAAAGGATTTAGAATCAGAAAAGAAGAAGAAAACCTGTGTCCTCTGTAATCGTAGCTTTGCAAAATCAATTGGAAATTTAAAGCAATCGATTTATCCATTTTCCACAAAAATAAAAAGCCTATCAGGGATTAGAACAGAGTTAGATTCCGACCATAATATCCAACAAATGAAAGACTACTTTGATAATGTTTGTCCTGTTTGTTATGTGGTGGGTGCTTTAGAATGGTCAGATGGTGGTATTATTTATAGATGTTATCTGAATAGCGGAAAATCTATATTTTTACTTCCTTCTTATGGAGATTTAAAAAAACTCCATCAATTAAAATCAAAATATATAAGTAGACTACCCATTGGAGAATCAAGGTCAAATGTAATTTTTAAGTTTAAGAAGGCTACCGGTGAAGAAGGTTCTACTGTTCCTGTTGGAAACAATACCTTAATGCTCGGCTTTTTAGAGAAAGCAATTGATGAGTGTTTGGTAGAAAATGAAAATAGAATTAGTTTTTGGGAGGTGAGGAAAAAATATGGACTGGATAGCTGGGTTCTGGTTGAAGTACCTTCCGGGACAGTAAAAAACATTAGACAACACCACTTAAAAATTAAGGATAATGCATTAAATTTAATTGGATTGATGTTGGAAAACAAATTCAAGACATATGAGCAAATTATATACAAATGTAATATGAGATACATGGAAGACAACTCTATCTTCTGGGAAGAAACAGAAGTTTTAAAGGAAGATATGGCAAGATGTATTATAAATGATGCCTATGATGGATTTGCATCTGCAATGCTTCCAAGAAAAAAGGCTTATTTTGACATCTTTCTTGATAAAGAAGAAAGAGAGAATTTTCCCAATAAATTTATCTATGAATGGAGGTGGAAAAAGATGGGATTAACAAAAGAAGAACTTGAGAGGCTAAGCAAAGCAGCCGAGGTTGTTGCTAAGGTTGCTAATGAACACATTGGAGATTTGTATAAGTTAGATAAGGCAAGAAATTTGACAGAATTACTTGAAGGTTTGCAACAGATTAGTAAAAGAACAATTGGAGTTACAGAAAGAAAAGAGATGGAAAAGGATCAAAACATACAATACCTATCTTTTAAGTCATTGGAAGACTTCAGCGAGCTTTTACATCTGAAAGGTTCAATGGGTGGTAATGATTTTAAAAATCTTAAAAGTACATTGATGATTTTTGCTTGTATGAAACTGGCAAATGAGAAAAGAAATCGAAATAAAAAGGAGGAAAAATAAATGGCAAATTTACAAAATATTAAAGGAATCAATATTACATGGTTAGCCACAACTGACCTTACCAACTTAAATTCTGGTGAGGGAGGTAGTAATTATGTTGATGTTAAGAAATATAAATTTCAGGACAAGGAATATCCATATGTCAGCGGCCAGGCAATGAGGTATTACCTGAAAGAGGGAATCAGGAGACTAAGAACAACAAATGATTGTTGTGTGCCTGATGATAAGGGAGAAGCTTGTGGAAATGTAACTACTTGTCCACTTTGCGACCTATTTGGTTTTATGGCAACGATAAAAGGAGAAGGAGCAAAGGTTAGGGTATCTCCTGTCAAGGTTTCTCCAGCAATAGGACTTTTACCATTCGATGCCAATTCGACAATTGATTTTTTGACAAGAAAAAAACATAAACCTGAAGGTGAAAAGGCAAGTGGTGATATTGTTAATGTTGAACTGGGTATGAATTTGTATAAAGGTGGTATATCAATTGATGTTGCAAAGGTTGGTTTTGAAGAGGAGTATGATGAGACTAACAAGAAGATGAAGTTTAAAGATATGAGAGGCGGAGACGATAACGAGAAAGGAAACGAGACAAGGAATAGGATTGCACAGGTATTAGAATCCCTTTCTTTTCTTTCTGATTATTCTAAACAGGCAAGACTCTTGACCGATTTCACCCCTGATTTTATCATTATCTCCTTTCAAAACAATTACTCTCACCGATTGCAAAAGGCATTGGAATTGAAATCAGATGAAGAGATAAATCTGAATACAGATAGGTTAAAGGAAATACTTGCCGACATTAGTGAGTATTCAAATTCAATTTATGTTGGGATGATTACAGGGATATTGGATAATGAGGCTGATGTAAAAAAGATTTTGAGTGAAAAAAGTATCGCAATCAAGACTCCAAATGAGGCTGTTAAAGAAGCGATAAAGTCTATACGAGGTAACTGATATGAAAGGGATAACCTTTATACTTGAATGTCCATATTTTTGTTGTTTCAGAAGACCCACTTCAACAAGTACTATGATAACATATCCAGTTATCCCCTTAACGACATTACGAGGATTTGTTGCCAATGCTATGGGATTACAAAGAAACGATTTTGTCTTGCAGGATAAGATGCGTATTGGAATAGCCCCGCTCTCTTCTCCTTTTGTCTTTACAGAACTTGCGAAGATATTAAAATTAAAAGAAGGGGAGAAGCGGGATAGACCTCAAATCTATCCGTCCTCCCCAATGTATAAGGAATTGTTAATCAATGTTAGTATGAAGATATATCTTGGCATAGAAGACGGTAATTATTTTGATTTTATTATTAATGCGTTAAATAATCCTGCAAGA
Coding sequences within it:
- a CDS encoding CRISPR-associated protein, which encodes MKGITFILECPYFCCFRRPTSTSTMITYPVIPLTTLRGFVANAMGLQRNDFVLQDKMRIGIAPLSSPFVFTELAKILKLKEGEKRDRPQIYPSSPMYKELLINVSMKIYLGIEDGNYFDFIINALNNPARPLYIGQSDDMVVISDIKGFDMVKKDTALSLMGIALGIHNDCELVKLPYRFKDLSTLEYTSVLSIPKPNNPITLKNPAECYYFGDEGVQLL
- a CDS encoding putative transposase, coding for MARKTKRSILLLKDDQLQELNRIIRTRTSPAQEIQRAKILLSYHGNPNISKVAQDVEVARDTVYKCIDKALEMGVESALKDLYHRPKDPTITMEAKAWLVNIACCKPKDLGMAAELWTQKALAGYARKHATQAGHPSLSRAGKATVNRILKNQTLQPHKVKYYLEKRDPAFESKMKEVLLVYQEVSLQKDSPNMDDKKQLYTVCVDEKPGVQALANVAPDLPPQPNQYPQIARDHEYKRLGTASILAGIDLHDGHVFAQVQHRHRSREFIELLKEIDAYYPLNAQIRIILDNHSSHISRETRAYLATRPGRFIYVHTPTHGSWLNLAETLFGKMARTFLRHMRVSSWDDLKKRIVLGVQEINEQPVVHRWRKFEFLTN
- a CDS encoding CRISPR-associated protein, encoding MANLQNIKGINITWLATTDLTNLNSGEGGSNYVDVKKYKFQDKEYPYVSGQAMRYYLKEGIRRLRTTNDCCVPDDKGEACGNVTTCPLCDLFGFMATIKGEGAKVRVSPVKVSPAIGLLPFDANSTIDFLTRKKHKPEGEKASGDIVNVELGMNLYKGGISIDVAKVGFEEEYDETNKKMKFKDMRGGDDNEKGNETRNRIAQVLESLSFLSDYSKQARLLTDFTPDFIIISFQNNYSHRLQKALELKSDEEINLNTDRLKEILADISEYSNSIYVGMITGILDNEADVKKILSEKSIAIKTPNEAVKEAIKSIRGN